From a single Nostoc sp. MS1 genomic region:
- a CDS encoding prepilin-type N-terminal cleavage/methylation domain-containing protein encodes MKKISLKLLYISKNFINQQHLAKRSDLLRYSQLNAGYSLVEMLAVVMMIGILAAILAPNWFAFVNRQQLNKANDAVITAIQETQRQAQRNKTRYSVSFRKTSANQPIQFVIYPTLKPDGTVRSFSDISNTDWKSLGENAGVTSINSKQLLLGANLSSENTAGSSISFSLTDPTKITFDYMATLPNANFGTIPSGSTEPTGLRVVLALPVGSNGTSPSGVRRCVIIRTLLGSIQTAQNNACS; translated from the coding sequence ATGAAAAAAATTAGCTTGAAGTTATTGTACATTAGCAAGAATTTTATTAATCAACAACACTTAGCCAAAAGAAGTGATTTGTTAAGGTACAGCCAGTTAAATGCTGGCTATAGCCTAGTGGAAATGCTGGCTGTGGTAATGATGATAGGTATTTTAGCTGCAATATTAGCCCCTAACTGGTTTGCTTTCGTCAACAGACAGCAGCTAAATAAAGCCAATGATGCTGTTATTACAGCTATTCAAGAAACTCAGAGACAAGCCCAAAGAAATAAAACTCGCTATAGTGTCAGTTTTCGCAAAACTAGTGCGAATCAACCGATACAATTTGTCATTTACCCCACGCTCAAACCTGATGGAACTGTTAGAAGTTTTTCGGACATTTCCAATACTGATTGGAAATCTTTAGGAGAAAACGCAGGAGTCACTTCGATCAATTCCAAACAATTACTACTTGGCGCAAATCTCAGCAGTGAAAATACTGCTGGTTCTTCTATATCTTTTAGTTTAACAGACCCAACAAAAATTACTTTTGACTACATGGCTACTTTACCCAATGCTAACTTTGGTACAATACCATCAGGTTCTACAGAACCAACGGGGCTGAGAGTTGTTTTAGCTTTACCTGTAGGTAGTAACGGTACATCTCCAAGTGGGGTAAGGCGATGCGTTATTATTAGAACTCTTTTAGGTTCAATTCAAACAGCACAAAACAACGCATGTAGCTAA